CAGTCAAGAGCTGAACTCCTCATAGGGGGTTCTTTGGGCCCTCCTGATGGTGGGTGGGACGCAGCCAGGTGGCAGGTAATCTGTCTAATCTGTGATGGTTTCTAGAATGtggaggagcagggagggggaagggagggagcggATCTGAAGTCTCCGGCACAGAGCAGTGAGCAAGGAGGGAGTCCCCTtacacctccctgcccccaggcctcccGGCAGACACCCTGCAAGGCCACCGGGACCGGTTCCATGAGCAGTTTCACAGGTACCAGCCCTGGGCGGGGTGGAGGGTGGCGGCGTGTGCTGGGGCTACCGGGCTGGGGCCTGGCTCCTCTGACCTCATGCCTCCCTCCCCGTCCCCGCAGCCTCAGAAACTTCTTCCGCAGAGCCTCTGACATGCTCTACTTCAAGCGGCTCATCCAGATCCCCCGGCTGCCCGAGGTACCTGCGCCCTCCAGAGGCCGCCGCCAGCCTGGGCACCATGTGGGGCCTCGTGTGGGCTGTGGGAACGGCAGAGGGAGGGCCTTCTGCTGGGGGGAGCGCTGGGTCGCTTTCACCTGCTGCCCCCTCAGGGACCCCCCAACTTCCTGCGGGCCTCGGCGCTGGCCGAGCACATCAAGCCGGTGGTGGTGATTCCTGAGGAGGCCCCTGAGGACGAGGAGCCCGAGAACCTCATCGAGATCGGCTCGGGGCCCCCTGCCGCGGAACCAGCGGTGAGCCGCCCCCTCCTCGCTGGGGGCACTGGGGGTGGCTgggcctccctcctggcctgggGGAGTGGGGGCGGGGGTCACCGTGCTTTGCCGTGGCAGGTGGTGGCTGACCTCTTTGAGCAGACATTTGGACCCCCGAATGGCTCCATGAAGGACGACAGGTGAGGGCCGGGGGAGCCCACCATCGTGGGAAACAGCCTTCTGGGAACTGTGATCCCGAAAGATCTTGGCTGGGGACACAGACCTGAGATGTTCAAATCCCGAGGGGGTGCTGATGAGAGGACCAGTGGCCGTGCCCGGGTCCCCTGATCGTCCCGGTTGAGTGAACTGGAACGCCGGGACCATGCAGGCTGGGGAAGACCACGTGGGCTGGGGAAGACCCCGCCTGACCTCTGTCCCCAGGGACCTCCAGATAGAGACCTTGAAGAGGGAGGTGGAGACGCTCCGCACGGAGCTGGACAAGATCCAGCTGGAGGTGAGGGGCATGGGCAGCAGCGCAGGGGCGGGCGGCTGCCCCACGTGGGGGACCTACACCCCACCCTTCTGCCGCCCAGGCGCAGCGGTACATGGCGCAGCTGAAGGGCCAGGTGAACGCTCTGGAGGCCGAGCTGGAGGAGCAGCGCAAGCAGAAGCAGAAGGCCCTGGTGGACAACGAGCAGCTGCGCCACGAGGTGGCCCGGCTGCGCGCCGCCCAGCTGGAGGGCGAGCGCCACCAGGGGCTGCGAGAGGAGGCGGAAAGTGCGTGGGTGGGGCGGGGTGAGGCGGGGGGTACGCCGCCGGGCTGGGGGTCACGGATGTAGCCTCCGCCTCCCCCGCAGAGAAGGCCAGCGCCACCGAGGTGCGCTACAACAAGCTGAAGGAAAAGCACAGCGAGCTCATCGCCACACACGCCGAGCTGCTCCGGAAGGTAGGCCCGGGGGGCGCGGACGGGGGCCGGTGGGAGGAGGGGGCCCTGAGGCAAGCCCAGCCGAGCCTGTCCCTGGTCCCCGCCGGTGCAGAACGCAGACACGGCCAAGCAGCTGACGGTGacacagcagagccaggaggagGTGGCGCGGGTGAAGGAGCAGCTGGCCTTCCAGGTGGAGCAGGTGAAACGGGAGTCAGAGATGAAGGTACGTCCCACGATCACAGGCCCTGCCCCGTAGACTCCCGTGACCCCCAGCTCCATTGCCCCCGTGATGTTCTGTCCCCTCCCGTCGTAGCTGGAGGAGCAGAGTGACCAGCTAGAGAAGCTCAAGAGGGAGCTGGAGGCCAAGGCGGGAGAGCTGGTGCGGGTGCAGGCGGCCCTGAGCCACGCGGAGCAGGTGTGGGCCCTCCCAGGCTGGGCTGCCACAGAGCGGGGCGTGGTCCAGAGCGCCTTGCCCTGGTCTTGGGGTGTGGCTCTGACCCAGCCCCAGGGGGTACACAGGGCACAGGACCCGCTCCTGGGCCCTCAGCCAGTCTTCAGTCTCCTGGGGCCCCAGGGAGGGTCTGTAGAtttgggtggggatgggggcaggcgGGGCCTCTGGAAGCCCTGCCCACCGGCCCGATGTTCCCAGAGTGGGTTGGAGCTGAGCTCGAGGCTGGATGCGCTGAGTGCGGAGAAGGAGACACTGAGCAGCGTTGTGGGGCAGCGGCAGGCTGAGCTGGTGGCGGCCCAGAGCCTGGTGCGGGAGAAGGAGGCGGCGCTGGACCAGGAGCAGCAGCGCAGCTCCAGAGAGAGGGATGAGCTGCAGGGGCGGCTGGCAGACAAGGTGCGGGCCACCCTGCCCCCCCGCCGCGCACTTACCCTGCTAACAGCTGAATGGGGCAGAATTCCCTTTTATCGTGAGCTGCGTGCCCCGCTCCTGAGGGAGCAGCCCAGGCACGGGGTGCAGCAGGGCCTCTCGCTAAAGGCCCCTCCCCAGCAAGGGTCTCCGCTGGGGCCCGGCTGGCTCGCCGCCGCCTCACCTTCTCCCACCAGGAGTCTCAGGAGCAGGGGCTGCAGCGCAGGCTGCTGGATGAGCAGTTTGCCACGCTGCGGGGCACCGCTGCCGAGGCCGAGCGCATCCTGCAGGACGCTGTGGGCAAGCTAGACGACCCCCTGCACCTGCGCTGCACCAGCTCTCCAGGTAGGGCCACGGCGGCAGGCGCTCGGGCGTTACCCTTCCCTActtctcacccacccacccacccacccaccctgacggaggtgggcaggagggggCCGGGGCCTCAGGCCAGGCTCTGCCCCTCACCGGTTCTCCCTGTGCTGGCAGACTACCTGGTGAGCAGGGCCCAGGCTGCCCTGGATGCCGTGAGCGCCCTGGAGAAGGGCCACGCCCAGTACCTGATCTCCAGGGCAggtgagtgcagctggggccggCCTGGGCAGGGCAGAGGCCGCCAGCGGTGGCGACCCGGGCCCACGGGCCATTGCCGCCTCCTGCTTTCGGGGCAGTTTCCCACCACAGGCGCCTCTCCAGGAAGCCCCAGCCCGGGTCCAGAGATCAGCCTTTCAGGCCAGGGGTCACAGAGACCTGGGGGTGGTTCCTGCGATGCCGctttccagctgtgtggccttggcctGGCCCCCTCCCACTGAGAGCTGGGGTACTGGAGCCCGTGTGGGCTTGCCAGGCAGGAGAGGCACCACCGGGGCCTGTTGCAGAGCAGCAGCGTTAAGGGTTGTCATTCTTCCCGCACAGACGCCTCTGCCCTTGTGGCAGCCCTGACCCGGTTCTCCCACCTGGCCGCGGACACCATCGTCCACGGCAGTGCCACCTCCCACCTGGCGCCCACTGACCCTGCTGACCGTAAGTGCGCCCTGGGCTTGTCACACGAGCTCCTTACTGTGGACCCGGGAAAGGGGGTCCTGGCGTCAGACCCGGCTAGGGTCTCCCGGGGTTCTCGGCGCCGGCTCCCCTCAGCCCTCTCCCCCCAGGCCTGATCGACACCTGCAGGGAgtgtggagtgcaggctctggagctCGTGAGGCAGCTGCAGGATCAGCAGGCTCTGCTGCAGGCCCGGCCCAGCCTGGTGCAGACCCCCCTGCAGGGCATCCTTCAGCTGGGCCAGGTGAGGTTTGCAGCCGGGATGCCCAGTGTGGGGCAGGGTCTGGAGGGGGGCGGTGGTGCTGGGCTGGGGTCCCTAGCTTCTCTGCATCTCCTTCCAGTTTGGGCTGAATAGGTGCTCACATGTAGAACCTGTAGCTGTGGGACACGGGGTGGGTGGGTACAGAGCACTACCCTCTAGGGCCCCACGGCCCCAGTCTTGCTCCTAGGCTCTGTGGGGTGGTGGGAGGTGGAATCCACCTCCTCTGACTCCTGGATTCCCTCATCCCCCAGGAGCTGAAGCCCAAGATCCTGGACGTGCGTCAGGAGGAACTCGGGGCTGTGGTGGACAAGGAGATGGCGGCCACGTCTGCGGCCATCGAAGATGCGGTGCGGAGGATCGAGGTGAGGACCAGGGTGCAGGAGCCCGGGGGGCGCTGGGCTGAGTGCGGGCTGCACCCCCCTCTGCACTCAGCCTCCGTGCGACGGCCAGACGGCCTCTGCAGGTCAGAGGTGGGAGGGTGGGCGGGGGCCCTGGTGTTCGGGCCCTGGGCCTCACCTCCCTGGCTCTGTGGCTGATCCCGGGGCTGGTCCAGTGCGGGTGTCCCCTTTCCTCGCAcactgccctcctccccacccactcaAAGCTCTGCCATCGGGTGTAGGACGTGATGAACCAGGCCCGCCATGCCAGCTCTGGGGTGAAGCTAGAGGTAAATGAGAGGTGAGACCTACTTCTGCCCACCAGTCGCCCCAGGGCGGGTTCCCCAGTTTTTCCAGATGGGGGGGAGGGGCTCCTGCTCTCCAGAAAGAAGGCCTGGGAACCGCAGAGCACGCCCGACCCTGCGGGCCCACCTGCCAAGCACCCGGACGCCCCCGTGGCTTCTGGGGCCACACTGcagctccttttctctcttttcctcaccCTTCTGCTCCTCAGGATCCTCAACTCCTGCACAGACCTGATGAAGGTGAGGGGCTGGCTGGGACCCAGGGCGGGCCCTGTGCCTGGCCGGGCCCCCAAGAATGACACACGTCTTGGTCTTGGCAGGCCATCCGGCTCCTGGTGACAACGTCCACGAGCCTGCAGAAGGAGATCGTGGAGAGCGGCAGGGTGAGCTGGGCCGCTGGTCTCATGGGGCCAGGTGGGACCCCCTCCCTAGCGGGCAGGCCGCACAGCTAGGCCATGGAGGGACAGGttcctgactccagagccctctCCGTCGCGGATCACCCGGCCTGTGGCTTGAGCCCACCTCGGGACTACTCTTGGGCATGAGACGCCTGAGTGTGCAGAGTGCTGACGGGCCCTCCCAGTGCATGCAGCGTACTGGGAATCCCAGACCAATCCTCCACGGCCCAGGGATGCGCCCTAGTGgccagggtgaggggaggggggccCACCGGCGGGGATCTGTTGCCACCCGGGATGTCCTTGACTGGTCCGCCCCGCCCTCCTGTCGCCACTAGGGGGCAGCCACGCAGCAGGAATTTTACGCCAAGAATTCTAGGTGGACGGAAGGCCTCATCTCCGCCTCCAAGGCCGTGGGCTGGGGAGCCACGCAGCTGGTGTATGTCGCCTCAGGTCGGGGGGCAGCAGGGTGTGTGGTGCTCAGGATCTGGGGAGGGGTGTTGAGGTGGCCTGCCGTCCAGGGGGTCGGAGACCCAGGCCCTGCCCGGCTCTGCCCCCAGGGAGTCAGCAGACAGGGTGGTGCTTCACACGGGCAAGTACGAGGAGCTCATCGTCTGCTCCCACGAGATCGCGGCCAGCACAGCCCAGCTGGTGGCGGCCTCCAAGGTGAGCCTCCCCTCGGGCTCCTGGGCTCCTGACCACGGCGGCGGCACCACGTGTGGTGGGGAGACCGTGGGTGTGAGGGTGGTGCAGCCAGCAGGCcgtcctgcccccccccccccaggtgaAGGCCGACAAGCACAGCCCACACCTGAGTCGCCTGCAGGAATGCTCACGCGCCGTCAATGAGATGGCCGCCAGCGTGGTGGCCTCCACCAGGTCGGGCCAGGAGCAGATAGAGGACAGAGGTGAGTGCTGGGGCCCCGGTGCAGCGGCCGGGCTGGGGGCGGGTGCCCAGACGCTTACCCACTCCCCTCTGGCCGCAGACACCATGGACTTCTCCGGCCTCTCCCTCATCAAGCTGAAGAAGCAGGAGATGGAGACCCAGGTGGGCGCCCTCGGCTGTCCCTCTCCAGTCCCCCCTCCTACCCCCGTCCCTCGCCCACGGCTGAGCTCCGGGAAGGCGGGAGGGCCCCTGGGGCGAGGCCGTGGGCCTGCTGAGCGGCTGCACACCGGGCTGCAGGTGCGGGTCCTGGAGCTGGAGAAGACGCTGGAGGTGGAGCGCGTGCGGCTGGGCGAGCTGCGGAAGCAGCACTACATGCTGGCTGGGGCCGTGGGGACGCCCGGTGTGGATGAGCCCGGCCGGCCCAGCGCTGCCCCCCGCGGCGGGACCTCCAAGAAGCCGCCCCTGGCCCAGAAGCCCAGTGTGGCCCCCAGGCAGGACCAGCAGGTATGGGGAGTCAGtgcgggtgggggggtggtgacaGCAGAGGGGCCCCAGGAGTGCTGTCCCAGCCTCTGCTCACTGGCCTGTGGGGCAGCGGGCCTTGGGGACAGTCAGAAGCCACTGACCAGTTGGGGCAGACACGCGGCCCCAGCAACGCAGGGAGCACAGCAGGTGCCAAGGCCTCGTGCCAGGGAAGGGGCAAGGGCCAAGGAGCGGCGGGGTGCCTGGGGCCCGGCACAAGGTATGTCAGGCACTCCTGGCCGTGGCCACCGAGCCCCTCACCTTTGACTTCCTGCAGCTTGACAAAAAGGATGGCAGCTACGCGGCTCCACTCGTCAACTACTAGCCACCACCCCCCCGCCCGAGGGGTCCAGCGGGGAGGCTGACGGCCAGGCCTGGGCCTCGTGGCTGAGGAGCCTCTGAGAAGGCCCAGCCCTCGCTGAGCGCCCAAGGGCTCAAGGCTGACCGGGGTTGACCGGAGCAGTTCTTCCCGGACGAGAGCCTAGTTACCTGTAACAGGAACTTCTCAGAGCAGCCAGGACCCAGCAGGCCTGAGCCACAGCTCTTCAGGAAACACACGGAGCATTTCTAATATTCTGAGTTAGATCTTTTGTGAGTTTGTGTGCAACACACCAGAAAGCAGGGCCATTGGAGGGGGTGTGCGGTCTGAGGTTAGAGGTGACTAGAACACAGTCTGTGCTGGCTGTTGGGGACACGGGGAAGACATCACCTGTTCGTGGCCTTCTTGGGACCTGGTGTGGCCTCAGGCAAAGCAGGATGCTCTTAGATGGGCTGGGGGTAGCACCCCTTTCTCCTTGGGCCTCGCTCTAGGGCGTCAGTGACGGTGAGCGCTGAGGACGAGACCCTTGCCTGGGAAGGGGGGCAGGCCGGGTGCTGCCATCCTCCTGGAGTCTGTTCCTGCTGGAACCTGCGGTGACCCTCCTGCTTTTCTTTCCCCTGGTCTGGCTGCCCCTCCCCATGCCCAGCCACCTCATTCCTCCCTTTGCCTCCCCACCCCTGGGAGGTTTCCAGCCCTCCCGCAGGCCCCTCCAGCTCCGTCAGAAAAAGCCCAGAAACTAGGAGCCGCCTGCGCCCTCTTCGGATCAGATCAAAGGCACCTGGTGCtcctggggcagggggctgcccTCCGGGAGGGCTGGACGCGCTCTCCTCGAGCCCCCCGCCTCCTCCCGGGAAGAGGGAGGCCTGGCTGGAAGGAAGAAAGGCGGCAGCTCGGTTCGCTTTGCGTGTCGTGTTTCCTCGTGTTGAAGTGTCAGATCGGCAATAAACCGCACTTCGACTGTTGTCACCCCACAGTGAGGGGCTGCGCCTGCTGCTTCATTTCTCCAGGGCCAGTacgctggggaggggagggaccccCTTAGTTTCTGCAGGAAACAGTGGAACATGGGAGCCACAGAAAACCTTGCCGCTTCCAGTTCTGCCAAGAAGTGTCCGGCTCGTTTCCCTGGGAGGTTTGTGACTCTGGGACGCTTCTTTGGGGAGTCTAAGGGCTTTTCTCTGAGAGGCCTCTGTTCCCGGCCAGAGGCCCCCTCGGGTCTTgatccccctcccccagcgctGTTGGAAGCTCCGCCTCTTTCAGGAAGGGAGGGGTGAGGCCAATTCCTCAGTTACAAATCTTACCTGAAGGATTTCACCTGAATTTCACGTCTGAGCTTGGTGGTGACCCTGACCCCGGGCTGGACTTGACTGCAGTGGCCAAACCAGCCTTTACACTGGAGAACTTACCAGGCGTCTAGGTTCCTGAGAGCGCAGCTGGCTGTGCCCACACCCACGTTCCCTGGAAGCACCCCATGGCCGGCTGCCCTCAGCAACCGCACCCCTCCCCCAAGGTCACCAGCATTTGTGGATCCAAAGGATGGCGCAGGTCAGGGGAGGAAAAGGGCACCTCGTGTGGCTCCTGCCGTGTGGCAAGCACGCCACTCCCCCGCCTCGGTTTCCCGGAGGATGAAGTGGGGCTGTGAGGGGGCGGGTGTGGTCAGGTGAGAAAGGGCTTTGAAAACCAGCCTCCGTGAACTGGAAGGGCAGTGAGAGGGAGCAGTGTCTGGTCCTTATTTGCAAGGAAAACAGCTTCGGCAGACTAAAGCAGATGGTTCTCTCACCAAATCCAAACCAGTGCAGGCTGGTGTGAGCTGACTGCACCTCGGTCCTCAGTGCGCGGCACCTACCAGTCCGGCTGAGGTCAGGCACTGGTCCTCCCTGGATGTCCCGCGAGCAAAGCAGCCCCGACGAGGGAGGAGAGAATCACACGTGGCTCTGTCCAGCCCAGCGCCCCCGGGGGGGTGGACTGCAGATTTGGCTGTAAGCTTCCCAGCAGCCACtgggaaaagacaaaactgtcaGTCACATTCTCATGAACAAAAGCAAGACGATTTCTCAGGAAACGCTTCCCTCTTACAGGAAAGCCATAGCCGTGTCTCCTAGACACCCTCCCGGCACTGTGACACGAAGGCAATGGCATCTGTTTAGAGCACACAGCGATAGGGAAGCCTTCACGGGGCTGCTTCGTGCTCGTGTTCCACAAAGGCCCCAGCGGGCAGTGAGGTCCCTCCTCCCAGCCGCCAGCAGCGCGTGACTCGGCCACGGGTCCCCTTTAAACACCTGTGGGCGAGTCTCAGAGCAGAACGCCAGCCACAGAATTGTATCATTTACTTGAAATCAGCAGAGAATGTTCTAAGTAGAGTTTCCATCAGCTGTGCAGCTGGCCTGTGGACAgaagctgggggggggggcggaactGAGCCCAGGGGGCACCCTGAGTCCCCTGCTGAGGCCCTGGCAGGGCGGCTAAGACCCCAAAGACACCCCGACACAGGAGGAACGCgcttccttctgcctcttttggTGCACATTTGAGATTCTCGGATCAAGAACCACCACCTCAGTGGCCTTTAGTTTTTGTAACTTCAGAGCCACACCAGTCAGCCTCGCTGTTGGAACGCTGACTGCTGATACTCTAGAACCAAACACGTCATGAGGGTCCCCAGGCAAATAAAGGACAGGGCCGTTATTAACAATTCTCTATTTATTAAAAGGGGTCTTAACAGCTTTACAAGCACAGTTCAGATGTGGCCCTGGAGACGGCAAGGCCAGCCTGGAGGCCCCTCCCCCACACCAACACCGAGCTCACACGTTTGGCTGTGCCCCTTGCAGGCGGCAGAGGTACGGGCTGGGTGGCACCACTCTCGAGATACACAGACATTAACAGGCCCACCTGATTGGCAGGGCAGTAAATTGTCCTATACAGCTgttctctttaaaaacaattacaatacAGCAGGAGTTCAAGTCCAGGAGTAGAAATGTACAGTAACTGAGGACAAAGGTTGGTGGCCTCGCCCAGGGCCTGCCGGGACAGACCCCATTTGAGCTCTGCCTGGATTCTGTCACCTGGGCAGCAGCCAGTTGGGGAGTCACAGGCCAGAGTCAGGAGTTCCACAACTGAGCACACGGGCCTTTTTTTGGTCAACAGGTGGGCGGCAACGCTACCCCCAGCCCCGCCTGGGGCCCTGGGAATCCGGCACACGTGGCACGTGCGGATGAGAACCCAGGGGGCAGGCACAGCCCGGGGTGTTGCCAGAGCATCGGAGATTGTTGGTACCTCCCTAACACTGAGGGGCAGGCTTTCTCCAGACTGAGCTGAGATGCTGCTGGCATCCCTCTGTCACACCCCTGCCCCAAGGCCCAGCCAGAGGCAGAGAATATCGGCTAAGGGCATTCTGGTTCAAGGTGGGTGGGCTTTTCTTCCACCTGCAACACAACAAGGAACGCAGAGCCGCCGGGGCAGCAGCGGCCGGCCGGTGACGCGGCCCCAGCGCCTGGCCGGCCACTCCTGGCACCAGGTAAGCTAAGGCACAGCACGGGCCCCGCGGGGGCAGCCGTGCACTGCTTGCGAGAAAGGAAGCTGCGTTCACTTCATCTGCACCCTCAGCCTGCTCAGAACGGTACGTGCATCTTTCATAAGTTTCCCTGAATGGTCTTATGAGTGTCAAAAAAGTTTTCCTTCCCaatataaaacaggaaaatcaCACACATAGTAAAAATACGGGAGGAGTACTTCATAGAGAGCCTCGGGCTGGCTCGAGGCggaggcagaggaggggctggggccgcCATCTGCTGTGCCAAGTCCAGCTCCTGGCCACCTCCTCACCCGCCGCAGCTCGCCCGGCCCCTGGACGTGGCAGGGGGCCAAGTGCAAACTCCGAGGGTGGCTTTGAAGCATCCAGgctcgggggagggagggactctGAGGACTGCCCGCCCCACACGGGTTCAGGAAGCACCTTCTGGGCTGGCCCACCCGACCGGCCCCCACCAGAGGCCGCGGTGGGCAGTGGGCTGGGACCCACAGAACTGTcttgaaaataaagcagaaatgatGAACCATGCTTattaaataaagctgcaatgggAGGACCACAATCCTACGTGGGAacggaggcgggggggggggagcgggGGAGACGACGACTTTCCCCAAACTCACGAATTCAACACCAGACTGAGGAATCATACGGAGAACACAAACCAGCGCGACCACAGGATGCCCGGCTGAGGCCCAGCGCACAACCGCCCAGGTGTCCACAACCAGGGTTCTACGTGTGCTTACCACTGACCTACGGCTCTACAACCAGATGGACGCCCTGGCCCGAGCACCAGAGCCCCTGGCAGAGCAGCCGGTGCTCACGGCCTCCATCTGCGTGCGCGGACCCGGCCAGCAGGCGCCGGCGACGGAGTCTCACGGGGAGGACGAGGGGCGCTCACTGGAGGATGAAGCCCGGCTGGTGCGGAGGCAGCCGGGGCGCGGGTCTCTGGGGCAGCGCCGGCGGGTACGGTGGCAACACAAACTGCTGCAGGGAGAAGCCCTGCTGTGCGGGGAGGCCCCCGCGCGGGGGCAGCGGTGGGCACTGCGCCACTGGGTGCGGGGGGCCCTGTCCTGAGCTCAGGGCGGCGGCGAACGGCGTGGCTAAGCGTCCCGCAGGCACCAGgggcggtgggggagggatgcGCCGAGGCACTGCGGAGGGGGGCCCGCTGGCCTCCGGGGAGGGGTAGGGCAGG
This genomic interval from Phocoena phocoena chromosome 13, mPhoPho1.1, whole genome shotgun sequence contains the following:
- the HIP1R gene encoding huntingtin-interacting protein 1-related protein, yielding MNSIKNVPARVLSRRPGHSLEAEREQFDKTQAISISKAINTQEAPVKEKHARRIILGTHHEKGAFTFWSYAIGLPLPSSSILSWKFCHVLHKVLRDGHPNVLHDCQRYRSNIREIGDLWGHLHDRYGQLVNIYTKLLLTKISFHLKHPEFPAGLEVTDEVLEKAAGTDVNNVFQLTVEMFDYMDCALKLSESVFRQLNTAIAVSQMSSGQCRLAPLIQVIQDCSPLYHYTVKLMFKLHSCLPADTLQGHRDRFHEQFHSLRNFFRRASDMLYFKRLIQIPRLPEGPPNFLRASALAEHIKPVVVIPEEAPEDEEPENLIEIGSGPPAAEPAVVADLFEQTFGPPNGSMKDDRDLQIETLKREVETLRTELDKIQLEAQRYMAQLKGQVNALEAELEEQRKQKQKALVDNEQLRHEVARLRAAQLEGERHQGLREEAEKKASATEVRYNKLKEKHSELIATHAELLRKNADTAKQLTVTQQSQEEVARVKEQLAFQVEQVKRESEMKLEEQSDQLEKLKRELEAKAGELVRVQAALSHAEQSGLELSSRLDALSAEKETLSSVVGQRQAELVAAQSLVREKEAALDQEQQRSSRERDELQGRLADKESQEQGLQRRLLDEQFATLRGTAAEAERILQDAVGKLDDPLHLRCTSSPDYLVSRAQAALDAVSALEKGHAQYLISRADASALVAALTRFSHLAADTIVHGSATSHLAPTDPADRLIDTCRECGVQALELVRQLQDQQALLQARPSLVQTPLQGILQLGQELKPKILDVRQEELGAVVDKEMAATSAAIEDAVRRIEDVMNQARHASSGVKLEVNERILNSCTDLMKAIRLLVTTSTSLQKEIVESGRGAATQQEFYAKNSRWTEGLISASKAVGWGATQLVESADRVVLHTGKYEELIVCSHEIAASTAQLVAASKVKADKHSPHLSRLQECSRAVNEMAASVVASTRSGQEQIEDRDTMDFSGLSLIKLKKQEMETQVRVLELEKTLEVERVRLGELRKQHYMLAGAVGTPGVDEPGRPSAAPRGGTSKKPPLAQKPSVAPRQDQQLDKKDGSYAAPLVNY